In Nostoc sp. CENA543, a single genomic region encodes these proteins:
- a CDS encoding glycosyltransferase family 4 protein → MEQVSQLATKIRDKTASPDILVISRLFLPKEAVIGEYLYNRCLQDPEEVIVLTASCAGDQVFDQAQQFPVYRWPNLRHWLGSFLGNFLQPGFNLVCSFVLAIKLYFRYHYSYIEWGHGYEFPALLLLSYVLPVRFFIYLHGRDLVYAARNPLWRSLFKLTLKRAAGIVCNSSATQKYLRNNFRLQTPTHVIHPVVRPEKFGLSNNSQNLDELSSQIRQNYHIPTTAVVILSVGRLVKQKSFERVIENLPLLLTIGVDVHYIICGQGDCESELKALAQRLRVDKRVHFTGYVPPEELAGYYAACDIFAMLTSSKTATSYLEGFGVVSLEASYFGKPVIASRNSALIDIVHHEENGLLVNPKSGYEVFQAFKQLCQDQQLREKLGHQGKELAKRRTLHRSLYFGG, encoded by the coding sequence ATGGAACAAGTCTCGCAACTAGCAACGAAAATTAGAGATAAAACTGCATCGCCAGATATTTTAGTCATCTCGCGCCTGTTTTTGCCGAAGGAAGCGGTGATTGGAGAATATCTCTACAATCGCTGTTTGCAAGATCCAGAGGAAGTAATTGTTTTGACTGCTAGTTGTGCGGGTGATCAAGTATTTGACCAAGCGCAACAGTTTCCGGTGTATCGCTGGCCTAATCTGAGACACTGGTTAGGTAGTTTTCTGGGGAATTTTTTACAACCTGGGTTTAATTTAGTATGTTCATTTGTACTAGCAATCAAACTCTATTTTCGCTACCACTACAGCTACATTGAATGGGGACATGGATACGAATTTCCGGCTTTGTTGCTGCTGAGTTATGTTTTACCTGTACGCTTTTTCATTTACTTGCACGGTAGAGATTTAGTGTATGCTGCACGTAATCCTTTATGGCGATCGCTATTTAAACTCACACTCAAACGCGCCGCCGGAATCGTCTGTAATAGTTCAGCTACACAAAAGTACCTCAGAAACAACTTTCGCTTACAAACACCCACCCATGTAATTCATCCAGTAGTCAGACCAGAAAAGTTTGGCTTAAGTAATAACTCCCAAAATTTAGATGAATTAAGCTCTCAGATACGCCAAAACTACCATATTCCTACCACAGCCGTAGTTATACTCTCAGTAGGACGCTTAGTCAAACAAAAAAGCTTTGAACGCGTCATTGAAAACTTACCACTACTGTTAACCATTGGCGTGGATGTTCACTATATAATCTGTGGTCAAGGTGATTGTGAGTCCGAACTGAAAGCTTTAGCGCAAAGATTGCGAGTAGACAAGCGAGTACACTTTACAGGCTATGTACCTCCCGAAGAACTAGCAGGCTACTATGCAGCCTGTGATATCTTCGCCATGCTGACATCATCTAAGACAGCAACTAGCTACTTAGAAGGTTTTGGGGTAGTTTCTTTAGAAGCCAGTTATTTTGGTAAACCTGTCATAGCCTCTCGTAATTCGGCATTAATTGACATAGTGCATCATGAGGAAAACGGCTTACTAGTCAATCCTAAATCTGGCTACGAAGTGTTTCAAGCTTTTAAACAACTATGTCAAGACCAACAGTTACGAGAGAAGCTTGGTCATCAAGGTAAAGAACTAGCCAAACGTAGGACTTTGCATCGTTCCTTATATTTTGGGGGATAG